In Daucus carota subsp. sativus chromosome 4, DH1 v3.0, whole genome shotgun sequence, one DNA window encodes the following:
- the LOC108215612 gene encoding probable aquaporin PIP2-4, with translation MGKDIEVAEHGRDYQDPPPVDFFDADELGSWSFYRALIAEFVATLLFLYITVLTVIGYKAQTDPDTNPDQCGGVGILGIAWAFGGMIFVLVYCTAGISGGHINPAVTFGLFLARKVSLVRAVMYMVAQCLGAICGVGLVKSFQKSYYIRYGGGANELAEGYNKGTGLGAEIIGTFVLVYTVFSATDPKRNARDSHVPVLAPLPIGFAVFMVHLATIPITGTGINPARSFGAAVIYGKEKAWDDQWIFWVGPFIGAAIAAFYHQYILRAAAVKALGSFRSNA, from the exons ATGGGGAAGGACATTGAGGTTGCAGAGCATGGTCGAGACTACCAGGACCCACCTCCTGTTGATTTTTTCGATGCCGATGAGCTCGGTAGTTGGTCATTTTACAGGGCCCTCATTGCCGAGTTCGTGGCGACTCTTCTGTTTCTTTACATTACTGTGTTGACTGTAATTGGCTACAAGGCCCAGACGGATCCTGATACTAATCCAGACCAGTGTGGCGGCGTCGGAATTCTCGGCATTGCTTGGGCCTTTGGTGGCATGATCTTTGTCCTCGTTTACTGTACTGCTGGAATTTCAG ggGGTCATATTAACCCAGCGGTGACATTTGGATTGTTTTTGGCGCGGAAGGTGTCACTGGTACGGGCAGTGATGTACATGGTGGCTCAGTGCCTTGGAGCCATCTGCGGGGTTGGGTTGGTCAAGTCATTTCAGAAGTCTTACTATATCCGCTACGGTGGTGGTGCTAATGAATTAGCGGAAGGCTACAACAAAGGCACCGGTTTGGGTGCTGAAATTATCGGAACTTTTGTTCTTGTTTACACTGTTTTCTCTGCCACCGATCCCAAGAGAAATGCCCGAGACTCTCATGTTCCC GTGTTGGCTCCGCTTCCTATTGGATTTGCTGTTTTCATGGTTCACTTGGCTACCATCCCAATCACTGGAACTGGTATCAATCCTGCTCGTAGTTTCGGAGCTGCAGTCATCTACGGAAAGGAGAAGGCCTGGGATGATCAA TGGATTTTCTGGGTTGGGCCCTTCATCGGGGCCGCGATTGCCGCCTTCTACCATCAGTACATCTTGAGAGCAGCAGCTGTGAAGGCTCTGGGATCATTCAGGAGCAATGCTTAA